The Leptospiraceae bacterium genome includes the window AAAATACCTTAAGTCAAGGGACTCAATTATTGCAAATTTGCCTTGAGCCAACTCACTCAAAGAATTCGTCGAAGGCTTAGTTTTGTATTTTGTATTTTTAGTAAATATCATCCTATAAGACATTATTCAAGATTCCAAACTAACTGCAATTGATTTTTATTCTCAATAACGAACTTTGCTCGATTTTTATAGGTTTTCCTTTCACAGAATTGTTTCATGAATTGACCTTATGCAAAATATAAGATCCACACAGGGATTTAGAAATTCAAAAATATTCCAAATTTTAAAGATTTTCTAAAATAGGGGGAAAAATGCTCCAAAAATAGGTCAAATTCACAGAAAATACTTGTCAAAAAATTTCTATCTGATAGAAAAACTATAAGGTTTTATTTTGCATAGTATGATATACGATAGATTGATAGCTGCCAAAGTAAGCCCAACAGAACTTGATGAATTTCTTCGACAAGGATTTCGTCACTTTGGGGTTAATTTTTTCAGATACAGCAGTTCCTATCTTGACGAAGAATTAGAAGATATTCTCCCTCTCAGGATTAATTTGACAACATTTCAATTTTCAGACTCTCAAAAGAAAATTTTAAAAAAGAATAAAGACCTATTGGTAAGTATAAGAGATTCGTTTATAGACCCAGAAAAAGAAAAATTATTTTCTTTGCATAAGAAACGTTTTAAAGAAAATGAACCGGAGTCGATTTACACTTTTTTATCT containing:
- a CDS encoding arginine-tRNA-protein transferase, whose protein sequence is MIYDRLIAAKVSPTELDEFLRQGFRHFGVNFFRYSSSYLDEELEDILPLRINLTTFQFSDSQKKILKKNKDLLVSIRDSFIDPEKEKLFSLHKKRFKENEPESIYTFLSEEPSVIPCENKEVAVFYDDRLVAVSFLDIGKISTSSIYAIFDPLYSKRSLGIFTLLKEIEYSIETKKKYFYHGYAFKKPSFYDYKKNFHSLEYFDWDKKWIAFSK